In one Streptomyces marincola genomic region, the following are encoded:
- the nudC gene encoding NAD(+) diphosphatase encodes MSATPDNAVQPITLTGTGGIDRGARHRLDEAWLGAAWSHPSTRVFVVSGGQALIEERADGRTELVLMPSFDAPLTEAHRYYLGSDADGVRYFALQKDALPGRMDAAARPAGLREAAGLLSDRDNELLVHAVALENWQRLHRFCSRCGERTVIAAAGHVRRCPACGAEHYPRTDPAVIMLVLDEEDRALLGRQVHWPKGRFSTLAGFVEPGESIEQAVVREVAEEVGVEVVDVAYVASQPWPFPSSLMLGFVARAASADVRVDGEEIEEARWFSREDLRAAMESGEVLPPSGVSIASRLIERWYGKPLATPGW; translated from the coding sequence ATGAGCGCCACCCCGGACAACGCTGTCCAGCCGATCACCCTCACCGGCACCGGCGGCATCGACCGCGGTGCACGTCACCGCCTCGACGAGGCGTGGCTCGGGGCAGCCTGGAGCCACCCGTCGACGCGGGTCTTCGTCGTATCCGGAGGGCAGGCGCTGATCGAGGAGCGCGCGGACGGGCGCACCGAGCTGGTGCTGATGCCGTCGTTCGACGCCCCGCTCACCGAGGCCCACCGCTACTACCTCGGCTCGGACGCCGACGGGGTGCGGTACTTCGCGCTCCAGAAGGACGCGCTGCCGGGGCGCATGGACGCGGCGGCGCGGCCCGCGGGGCTGCGCGAGGCGGCGGGGCTGCTCTCCGACCGCGACAACGAGCTGCTGGTGCACGCCGTGGCCCTGGAGAACTGGCAGCGGCTGCACCGGTTCTGCTCGCGCTGCGGGGAACGGACCGTGATCGCCGCGGCCGGGCACGTGCGGCGCTGCCCGGCGTGCGGGGCCGAGCACTACCCGCGGACGGACCCCGCGGTGATCATGCTCGTGCTCGACGAGGAGGACCGGGCCCTGCTCGGGCGCCAGGTGCACTGGCCGAAGGGGCGCTTCTCGACGCTCGCCGGGTTCGTCGAGCCGGGGGAGTCCATAGAGCAGGCCGTGGTGCGCGAGGTGGCCGAGGAGGTCGGCGTCGAGGTGGTGGACGTCGCGTACGTGGCCAGCCAGCCGTGGCCGTTCCCCTCCAGCCTGATGCTGGGCTTCGTGGCCCGGGCCGCGTCGGCCGACGTGCGGGTGGACGGCGAGGAGATCGAGGAGGCCCGCTGGTTCTCGCGGGAGGACCTGCGGGCGGCGATGGAGTCCGGCGAGGTGCTTCCCCCCTCGGGGGTCTCCATCGCCTCCCGGCTGATCGAGCGGTGGTACGGCAAGCCCTTGGCCACGCCGGGCTGGTAG
- a CDS encoding glutaredoxin domain-containing protein, which translates to MSGTVTMYSTSWCGYCRRLKSQLDREGISFTEINIEEEPSAVAIVEKANNGNRTVPTVVVAPESGGEEVTMTNPSLADVKRALAA; encoded by the coding sequence ATGTCGGGCACCGTGACGATGTACAGCACCTCCTGGTGCGGCTACTGCCGCCGGCTCAAGAGCCAGCTGGACCGGGAGGGCATCTCCTTCACCGAGATCAACATCGAGGAGGAGCCCTCCGCGGTCGCCATCGTGGAGAAGGCCAACAACGGCAACCGCACCGTGCCGACCGTCGTGGTCGCCCCGGAGAGCGGCGGCGAGGAGGTCACCATGACCAACCCCTCGCTCGCCGACGTCAAGCGGGCCCTGGCGGCCTGA
- a CDS encoding lysylphosphatidylglycerol synthase transmembrane domain-containing protein, giving the protein MIRGEEERARRPGERHGKPPPDALLRADPTRAGHLEVDEPILAARVHRPGDLLRVLLGLLGIGLVLALATFAIGTTEGIERDVDKGAEQAPSVLINFAGFASSVAVLIVPVAFAIERLVKRDGLRIADGVLAAVLAHGVTLTFSLWVVRVAPKPIQDALTREGHGDALTEPVHDYLAPVIAFATAVGMTHRPRWRLAMWSVLLLDATAVLVTGLTTPFSIITTVLIGWTIAYATLYAVGSPNVRPTGQQLLAGLRHVGFRPISALRAEAPGDREGHERGERAEATRRYLVTLETGPPLDVTVVDRAQQAQGFFYRTWRRLALRGITQRRSLPSLRQALEQEALLAYAAIAAGANAPKLIATSELGPDAVMLVYEHIGGRDLDSLPDDEISDELMRRAWGQVTALQSRRIAHRRLDGRSLLVDREGMVYLTHLRGGEIAAGDLLLRMDVAQLLVTFGLRVGAERAVAAAVAAIGPDAVADSLPLLQPIALSRTTRAALRHLARERSQRERQAVLDAARAYREAAGSLPDDADRKAVKAAKHAEKQVMDKALEDAREPDLLSLIRQQVLLVRPQAPIEPARIERIRPRTLITIIATVLAGYFMLTQLIQPEFQRVWENANWGWVIVAAAFSTLTYFAAALSLLGFVPEKVSYLRTVMAQVAGSFVKLVAPAAIGGAALNARFLQRQGLRPGHAVASVGASQLFGLGSHIVLLLLFGYLTGSEYAPQLPASRTVIAGLLTVAVAILVVTAVPRLRKTISERARSLFAGVLPRMLDVVQRPKQLLSGIGGMMLMSLAFVLCLDASLRAFGEELSLPVVAVVYLAGNAIGSAVPTPGGIGGIEVTLTTVLVSAFGVPSDAAFGAVLLFRLMTFWLPVLPGWFAFTQLTRKEAL; this is encoded by the coding sequence GTGATACGGGGCGAAGAAGAACGGGCGCGACGGCCGGGCGAGCGGCATGGGAAGCCGCCGCCCGACGCGCTGCTGCGCGCCGACCCCACCCGCGCCGGGCACCTGGAGGTCGACGAGCCGATCCTCGCGGCGCGCGTGCACCGGCCCGGCGACCTGCTGCGCGTCCTCCTCGGGCTGCTCGGGATCGGCCTCGTGCTGGCGCTGGCCACGTTCGCCATCGGCACCACGGAGGGCATCGAGCGGGACGTCGACAAGGGCGCCGAGCAGGCGCCCTCGGTGCTGATCAACTTCGCCGGGTTCGCATCGAGCGTCGCCGTCCTCATCGTGCCCGTGGCGTTCGCGATCGAACGCCTCGTCAAGCGCGACGGGCTGCGGATCGCCGACGGCGTGCTCGCCGCCGTGCTCGCGCACGGCGTCACGCTCACGTTCAGCCTGTGGGTGGTCCGGGTCGCGCCCAAGCCCATCCAGGACGCGCTCACCAGGGAGGGCCACGGAGACGCCTTGACCGAGCCGGTGCACGACTACCTCGCGCCGGTCATCGCCTTCGCCACGGCCGTGGGGATGACGCACCGGCCCAGGTGGCGGCTGGCGATGTGGTCGGTGCTGCTCCTGGACGCGACCGCCGTGCTGGTGACGGGCCTGACGACGCCGTTCTCCATCATCACGACCGTCCTCATCGGCTGGACCATCGCCTACGCGACGCTGTACGCGGTCGGTTCGCCCAACGTGCGGCCGACCGGGCAGCAGCTGCTCGCCGGGCTCAGGCACGTCGGCTTCCGCCCGATCAGCGCGCTGCGCGCCGAGGCCCCGGGCGACCGGGAGGGCCACGAGCGCGGCGAACGCGCCGAGGCGACGCGCCGCTACCTGGTGACCCTGGAGACCGGGCCGCCGCTGGACGTCACGGTGGTGGACCGGGCCCAGCAGGCCCAGGGGTTCTTCTACCGCACCTGGCGGCGGCTGGCCCTGCGCGGCATCACCCAGCGCCGCAGCCTGCCCTCGCTGCGCCAGGCGCTCGAACAGGAGGCGCTGCTCGCGTACGCGGCCATCGCGGCCGGCGCGAACGCGCCCAAGCTCATCGCCACCTCGGAACTCGGCCCCGACGCCGTGATGCTCGTGTACGAGCACATCGGCGGACGCGACCTGGACTCGCTGCCCGACGACGAGATCTCCGACGAGCTGATGCGGCGGGCCTGGGGGCAGGTGACGGCGCTCCAGTCCCGCCGGATCGCGCACCGCAGGCTGGACGGCAGGTCGCTCCTGGTGGACCGGGAGGGCATGGTCTACCTGACGCACCTGCGGGGCGGCGAGATCGCCGCGGGCGACCTGCTGCTGCGCATGGACGTGGCCCAGCTGCTGGTGACGTTCGGGCTGCGGGTGGGCGCCGAACGCGCCGTGGCCGCCGCCGTGGCCGCGATCGGCCCGGACGCGGTGGCCGACAGCCTGCCGCTGCTCCAGCCGATCGCCCTCAGCCGCACCACGCGCGCCGCCCTGCGGCACCTGGCCAGGGAACGCTCGCAGCGGGAGCGGCAGGCGGTGCTCGACGCCGCGCGCGCCTACCGGGAGGCGGCCGGCAGCCTGCCGGATGACGCCGACCGCAAGGCCGTCAAGGCGGCCAAGCACGCCGAGAAGCAGGTGATGGACAAGGCGCTCGAAGACGCGCGCGAGCCCGACCTGCTGTCCCTGATCAGGCAGCAGGTGCTGCTGGTCAGGCCGCAGGCGCCGATAGAGCCGGCCAGGATCGAACGCATCAGGCCGCGCACGCTGATCACCATCATCGCGACGGTGCTCGCCGGCTACTTCATGCTGACCCAGCTGATCCAGCCGGAGTTCCAGCGGGTGTGGGAGAACGCGAACTGGGGCTGGGTGATCGTCGCGGCCGCCTTCTCCACGCTGACGTACTTCGCCGCGGCGCTGAGCCTGCTCGGCTTCGTGCCCGAGAAGGTCTCCTACCTGCGGACCGTGATGGCGCAGGTGGCGGGCTCGTTCGTGAAGCTGGTCGCGCCGGCCGCGATCGGCGGCGCGGCGCTGAACGCCAGGTTCCTGCAACGGCAGGGGCTGCGGCCCGGGCACGCGGTGGCGAGCGTCGGTGCCTCGCAGCTGTTCGGCCTGGGCAGCCACATCGTGCTGCTCCTGCTGTTCGGCTACCTGACCGGCAGCGAGTACGCGCCGCAGCTGCCGGCCTCCCGCACCGTCATCGCCGGCCTGCTGACCGTCGCGGTCGCGATCCTGGTGGTCACGGCCGTGCCGCGGCTGCGCAAGACCATCTCGGAACGGGCCCGCAGCCTGTTCGCCGGGGTCCTGCCCCGGATGCTGGACGTGGTGCAGCGGCCCAAGCAACTGCTGAGCGGCATCGGCGGGATGATGCTGATGTCGCTGGCGTTCGTGCTGTGCCTCGACGCGTCGCTGCGGGCCTTCGGCGAGGAGCTGAGCCTGCCGGTGGTCGCGGTGGTGTACCTGGCGGGCAACGCGATCGGCTCGGCGGTCCCCACCCCTGGCGGCATCGGCGGGATCGAGGTGACGCTGACGACCGTGCTGGTGAGCGCGTTCGGCGTGCCGTCGGACGCGGCGTTCGGCGCGGTGCTGCTGTTCCGGCTGATGACGTTCTGGCTGCCGGTGCTGCCCGGCTGGTTCGCGTTCACCCAGCTCACGCGCAAGGAAGCGCTCTAG
- a CDS encoding ATP-dependent helicase: MPVRLSRPDQLRELLGIPFTAEQLACITAPPAPQAIVAGAGSGKTTVMAARVVWLTGTGQVEPGRVLGLTFTNKAAGELADRVRKALAKAGIAGPDAVPAGDGTEGSEPGEPQISTYHAFAGRLLTEHGLRLGIEPASRLLADAGRFQLAAEVLRAAPADFEPPGASSVSFTTLVTDLVALDGELSEHLVTPAALRAFDAGLLGELSGVRLTNADLRQVPDAAEGRGRLLGLVEEYRARKRARDLLDFGDQIALAATLARDVPEVGRALREQFAVVLLDEYQDTSVAQRVLLSGLFGGGTGHAVTAVGDPCQAIYGWRGASVANLDDFPQHFPHRDGSPARHDTLGENRRSGGRLLALANGLAAPLRQRHPAVVPLRPAGGAEADGLVRCALLPTHAEELAWLADSVAHRVRTGTPPGEIAVLCRTAADFPEIQRELVARDIPVEVVGLAGLLHLPEVADLVAVLHVLADPTANAALVRLLTGPRWRIGPRDLALLGRRARLLVRRPGPAGPDGRLAAAVEGTDPAETTSLADALDTFVDASGPGASQAGGPGEPADGLPFSAAARVRFAHLAAEIRDLRRSLADPLMDILHRVLGATGLEVELSASPQALAARRRETLGAFLDLAAGFAAGRAGTAVDGEATLPAFLAFLRAAEQYDRGLDGSLPGGGDTVKILTAHKAKGLEWDVVALPGLCAGAFPAKPTRDSWLRHPRALPHPLRGDAGTLPAVPEWTAAGLKEYAAAVTDHLALEELRLGYVAVTRPRSLLLGSGHWWGPSQKRARGPSAFLDALRAHCEADPAHGEVEAWAPPPAEGEGNPALAGDRTEQAWPLPLDAEAFARRRAAADAVLARLREGVPGQRSAGREEGDGLGGPGGGPQGDEDGLTPEEQRTVASWDRDLGALTEELRQARATVRDVPLPAALSASQVQRLASDPEGFARELARPMPRPPQPAARRGTRFHAWVEARFEELALPMLGPDELPGADPEDAAEIRDERDLAELKEAFARTAYAGRRPYRVEAPFQLELAGRVIRGRIDAVYRTPSGGFDIIDWKTSRRQDADPLQLAIYRVAWAERHGLPLSAVSAAFLYVRSGELVRPSVLPGRRGLERLLTGEDSWEPNDPG, from the coding sequence GTGCCCGTCCGACTCAGCCGCCCCGATCAGCTCAGGGAACTGCTGGGCATCCCGTTCACCGCCGAGCAACTGGCCTGCATCACCGCCCCGCCCGCGCCCCAGGCGATCGTGGCGGGCGCGGGCTCGGGCAAGACGACCGTCATGGCCGCTCGCGTCGTGTGGCTCACCGGCACGGGGCAGGTCGAGCCGGGCCGCGTCCTTGGCCTCACCTTCACCAACAAGGCGGCGGGCGAGCTGGCCGACCGGGTCCGCAAGGCCCTGGCCAAGGCCGGGATCGCCGGGCCCGACGCCGTCCCCGCCGGGGACGGCACGGAGGGGAGCGAGCCGGGCGAGCCGCAGATCTCCACCTACCACGCGTTCGCCGGACGCCTGCTGACCGAGCACGGGCTGCGCCTGGGCATCGAGCCCGCCTCCCGGCTGCTCGCCGACGCCGGGCGCTTCCAGCTCGCCGCCGAGGTGCTGCGCGCGGCGCCCGCCGACTTCGAGCCGCCCGGCGCGTCCTCCGTGTCGTTCACCACCCTCGTCACCGACCTCGTCGCCCTCGACGGCGAACTGTCGGAGCACCTGGTGACGCCCGCGGCGCTGCGCGCGTTCGACGCCGGGCTGCTCGGCGAACTCTCCGGCGTCCGGCTGACCAACGCCGACCTGCGGCAGGTGCCCGACGCCGCCGAGGGGCGCGGCCGGCTGCTCGGCCTCGTCGAGGAGTACCGCGCCCGCAAGCGCGCCCGCGACCTCCTCGACTTCGGGGACCAGATCGCGCTCGCCGCCACCCTGGCCCGGGACGTGCCCGAGGTCGGGCGCGCGCTGCGCGAGCAGTTCGCCGTCGTGCTCCTCGACGAGTACCAGGACACCTCGGTCGCCCAGCGGGTCCTGCTCTCCGGCCTGTTCGGCGGCGGCACCGGGCACGCGGTCACCGCCGTCGGCGACCCCTGCCAGGCCATCTACGGCTGGCGCGGCGCGTCCGTCGCCAACCTCGACGACTTCCCCCAGCACTTCCCGCACCGCGACGGCAGCCCGGCCAGGCACGACACGCTCGGCGAGAACCGGCGCAGCGGCGGACGGCTCCTCGCCCTCGCCAACGGGCTGGCCGCGCCGCTGCGTCAGCGGCACCCTGCCGTCGTCCCGCTGCGCCCGGCCGGCGGGGCCGAGGCCGACGGGCTGGTGCGCTGCGCCCTGCTGCCCACCCACGCCGAGGAGCTGGCCTGGCTGGCCGACTCCGTGGCCCACCGCGTGCGCACCGGCACCCCGCCGGGCGAGATCGCCGTGCTGTGCCGCACCGCGGCCGACTTCCCCGAGATCCAGCGCGAGCTGGTCGCCCGCGACATCCCGGTCGAGGTGGTCGGCCTCGCGGGACTGCTGCACCTGCCCGAGGTCGCCGACCTCGTGGCCGTCCTGCACGTGCTGGCCGACCCGACCGCGAACGCCGCGCTGGTGCGGCTGCTGACCGGGCCCCGCTGGCGGATCGGGCCGCGCGACCTCGCGCTGCTCGGCCGCCGCGCCCGCCTGCTGGTGCGCCGCCCCGGGCCCGCGGGCCCCGACGGGCGGCTCGCCGCCGCCGTCGAGGGCACCGACCCGGCCGAGACCACGTCGCTGGCCGACGCGCTCGACACGTTCGTCGACGCCTCGGGGCCCGGCGCGTCCCAGGCCGGCGGCCCGGGCGAGCCCGCCGACGGGCTGCCGTTCTCGGCGGCGGCCCGGGTCAGGTTCGCGCACCTGGCGGCCGAGATCCGCGACCTGCGGCGCTCCCTGGCCGACCCGCTGATGGACATCCTGCACCGGGTGCTCGGCGCCACCGGGCTCGAAGTCGAGCTGTCCGCGTCCCCGCAGGCGCTGGCCGCGAGGCGCCGCGAGACGCTGGGCGCGTTCCTCGACCTGGCCGCCGGGTTCGCCGCGGGCCGGGCCGGGACGGCCGTGGACGGCGAGGCGACGCTGCCCGCGTTCCTGGCCTTCCTGCGCGCCGCGGAGCAGTACGACCGCGGCCTCGACGGCTCGCTCCCCGGGGGCGGCGACACCGTGAAGATCCTCACCGCGCACAAGGCGAAGGGCCTCGAATGGGACGTGGTCGCGCTGCCCGGGCTGTGCGCGGGCGCCTTCCCGGCCAAGCCGACGCGCGACTCCTGGCTGCGCCACCCGAGGGCGCTGCCGCACCCGCTGCGCGGCGACGCCGGAACGCTCCCGGCCGTGCCGGAGTGGACGGCCGCGGGCCTGAAGGAGTACGCGGCGGCGGTCACCGACCACCTGGCCCTCGAAGAGCTGCGCCTGGGCTACGTCGCGGTCACGCGCCCGCGCTCCCTGCTGCTCGGCTCCGGGCACTGGTGGGGGCCGAGCCAGAAGCGCGCGCGGGGGCCGTCGGCGTTCCTCGACGCGCTGCGCGCCCACTGCGAGGCCGACCCCGCGCACGGCGAGGTCGAGGCGTGGGCGCCGCCGCCGGCCGAGGGCGAGGGAAACCCGGCCCTCGCGGGCGACAGGACCGAGCAGGCGTGGCCGCTGCCCCTGGACGCGGAGGCGTTCGCGCGGCGGCGGGCCGCGGCGGACGCCGTGCTCGCGCGGCTGCGGGAGGGCGTGCCGGGGCAGCGGAGTGCCGGGCGGGAGGAGGGCGACGGCCTCGGCGGGCCGGGCGGCGGCCCCCAGGGGGACGAGGACGGCCTGACGCCCGAGGAGCAGCGCACCGTCGCCTCGTGGGACCGGGACCTGGGCGCGCTCACCGAGGAGCTGCGGCAGGCCAGGGCCACGGTGCGGGACGTCCCGCTGCCCGCGGCCCTGTCCGCGTCGCAGGTGCAGCGGCTGGCGTCCGACCCTGAGGGCTTCGCCCGCGAGCTGGCCCGGCCGATGCCGCGCCCGCCGCAGCCGGCGGCCCGCAGGGGCACCCGGTTCCACGCGTGGGTCGAGGCGCGTTTCGAGGAACTCGCGCTGCCGATGCTCGGCCCGGACGAGCTGCCGGGCGCCGACCCGGAGGACGCGGCGGAGATCAGGGACGAACGGGACCTGGCCGAGCTGAAGGAGGCGTTCGCCCGCACGGCGTACGCCGGGCGCAGGCCGTACCGGGTCGAGGCGCCGTTCCAGCTGGAACTGGCCGGACGGGTCATCCGCGGGCGCATCGACGCGGTCTACCGCACCCCGAGCGGCGGCTTCGACATCATCGACTGGAAGACGTCGCGGCGGCAGGACGCCGACCCGCTCCAGCTCGCGATCTACCGGGTGGCCTGGGCGGAGCGGCACGGGCTTCCGCTGTCCGCGGTGTCGGCCGCGTTCCTCTACGTGCGCAGCGGCGAGCTGGTGCGGCCCTCGGTGCTGCCGGGCCGGCGCGGACTCGAACGGCTGCTGACGGGGGAGGATTCCTGGGAGCCGAACGACCCCGGTTAG
- a CDS encoding ATP-dependent helicase: MVRTPVADARAVAVDASQRAVVDHPGGPLLVLAGPGTGKTTTLVEAVARRVAGGTDPERVLVLTFSRRAAAELRDRLTARLGTASPQATTFHSFAYAFVRAHQDRALFAEPLRLLSGPEQDLYLRELLAGHRDLERAGRGLRWPEELRACLTTRGFADELRAVLARSRELGLDPGTLAGFARRTGRPDWEAAAHFLAEYLDVTQAQGVLDYAELVRSAAATAREPGPAAAVRARYDAVFVDEYQDTDPAQVALLRALAGDGRDLVVFGDPDQSIYAFRGADVGGILGFPDAFRTAAGAPAPVAVLGAARRSGAALLAATRLVAQRMPLARLPADAVRRHRALTATREGGRVEVYVHPTPGAELDNVADLLRRAHLEDGLPWGEMAVLVRAGARSLPGVRRALTVAGVPLEVDGDDLPLRQEPAVAPLLTALRVVAEPAAALDAETAARLLTSPLGGLDAADLRRLGRALRNEERDAGVAVPAPSDALVARALAEPERLLTHDPSYARGAQRLGTLLRKARESLAGGGSAEEALWQLWDGTPWPERLERAARRGGAAGRNADRDLDAVCALFDAAARAEERTGGRGALNFLSELEAHDIAADTLAQRPVRRDAVRLMTAHRAKGLEWSLVVVAGVQEGLWPDLRRRGSLLEADRIGQEGLAEPLGAGALLAEERRLFYVAATRARDRLVVTAVGGADDGDQPSRFLRELGVEPQEVGARPRRPLSLAALVAELRATTVDPAASPGLRRAAADRLAALAALRDDEGHALAPAAHPERWWGLREPTRSAAPLRDPAAPVALSGSALDQLVNTCSLQWFLGREVHADAPATSAQGFGNVLHVLADEVASGSTPADLSVLMERLDTVWDSLAFEAPWQSRREQAEARAALERFLRWHVLQREAGREPVATEQEFDVTLAAGEHRVRIRGVLDRVEQDQGGRAYVVDFKTGRTRPTRAEVERHPQLAVYQLALREGEAAADVAGAELVHLRQGAAARDGGDALPAVQTQEPLGSGEGGDWVGDLLATAAGRVLDERFTPKTGRQCGACAFRGACSARPEGRHVVE; this comes from the coding sequence CTGGTGCGCACCCCGGTCGCCGACGCGCGCGCCGTTGCTGTGGACGCGAGCCAGCGTGCGGTGGTTGACCACCCGGGCGGACCGCTGCTCGTGCTGGCCGGGCCCGGTACCGGCAAGACGACCACGCTGGTGGAGGCGGTCGCCCGCCGGGTGGCCGGCGGCACCGACCCCGAGCGGGTGCTCGTCCTCACCTTCAGCCGCAGGGCGGCGGCCGAACTGCGGGACCGCCTCACCGCGCGTCTCGGCACAGCCTCCCCGCAGGCGACCACCTTCCATTCCTTCGCGTACGCGTTCGTCCGGGCACACCAGGACCGCGCGTTGTTCGCCGAGCCCCTGCGCCTGCTCTCGGGACCCGAACAGGACCTGTACCTGCGGGAGCTGCTGGCCGGCCACCGGGACCTGGAGCGCGCGGGGCGCGGTCTGCGCTGGCCCGAGGAGCTGCGCGCCTGCCTGACGACGCGCGGCTTCGCCGACGAGCTGCGGGCCGTGCTCGCCCGCAGCCGCGAACTCGGCCTCGACCCCGGTACCTTGGCCGGCTTCGCCCGCAGGACCGGGCGCCCCGACTGGGAGGCCGCCGCGCACTTCCTCGCCGAGTACCTGGACGTCACGCAGGCGCAGGGCGTGCTCGACTACGCCGAACTGGTGCGCAGCGCGGCGGCGACGGCCCGCGAACCGGGGCCCGCGGCGGCGGTGCGGGCGCGTTACGACGCGGTGTTCGTCGACGAGTACCAGGACACCGACCCGGCGCAGGTGGCGCTGCTGCGCGCGCTGGCGGGGGACGGGCGCGACCTGGTCGTGTTCGGCGACCCCGACCAGTCCATCTACGCGTTCCGCGGCGCCGACGTGGGCGGCATCCTCGGCTTCCCCGACGCGTTCCGCACCGCGGCCGGCGCGCCCGCGCCCGTCGCGGTGCTCGGGGCCGCTCGGCGCAGCGGCGCGGCGCTGCTCGCCGCGACGCGGCTGGTCGCCCAGCGCATGCCGCTGGCGCGGCTGCCGGCCGACGCGGTGCGCCGCCACCGGGCGCTGACGGCCACCCGGGAGGGCGGCCGGGTCGAGGTGTACGTGCACCCGACGCCGGGCGCCGAGCTGGACAACGTCGCGGATCTCCTGCGCCGCGCCCATCTGGAGGACGGCCTGCCCTGGGGCGAGATGGCCGTGCTGGTGCGCGCCGGCGCGCGGTCGCTGCCCGGCGTGCGCCGGGCGCTCACCGTGGCGGGCGTGCCGCTTGAGGTCGACGGCGACGACCTGCCGCTGCGCCAGGAGCCGGCGGTCGCGCCGCTGCTCACCGCGTTGCGCGTGGTGGCGGAGCCGGCCGCCGCGCTCGACGCGGAGACCGCGGCCCGGCTGCTCACCTCGCCCCTCGGCGGCCTCGACGCGGCCGACCTGCGCCGGCTCGGCCGGGCGCTGCGCAACGAGGAGCGCGACGCGGGGGTCGCCGTGCCCGCCCCGTCCGACGCGCTGGTGGCCCGCGCGCTGGCCGAGCCGGAACGGCTCCTCACCCACGACCCGTCCTACGCGCGCGGCGCGCAGCGGCTCGGCACGCTGCTGCGCAAGGCGCGCGAGTCGCTCGCGGGCGGCGGCAGCGCCGAGGAGGCGCTGTGGCAGCTGTGGGACGGCACGCCCTGGCCCGAGCGCCTGGAACGCGCCGCCCGGCGCGGCGGCGCGGCCGGGCGGAACGCGGACCGCGACCTCGACGCCGTCTGCGCCCTGTTCGACGCGGCGGCGCGCGCCGAGGAGCGCACGGGCGGCCGGGGGGCGCTCAACTTCCTGTCCGAGCTGGAGGCGCACGACATCGCGGCGGACACGCTCGCGCAGCGCCCGGTGCGCAGGGACGCGGTCCGGCTGATGACGGCGCACCGCGCCAAGGGACTCGAATGGTCGCTCGTGGTCGTGGCCGGCGTGCAGGAGGGGCTGTGGCCCGACCTGCGGCGCCGCGGCTCGCTGCTCGAAGCCGACCGCATCGGGCAGGAGGGGCTCGCCGAGCCGCTCGGCGCGGGCGCGCTGCTCGCCGAGGAGCGGCGCCTGTTCTACGTGGCGGCCACGCGCGCCCGCGACCGCCTGGTGGTCACCGCGGTCGGCGGCGCGGACGACGGCGACCAGCCCTCGCGTTTCCTGCGCGAACTCGGCGTCGAACCGCAGGAGGTGGGCGCACGGCCGCGCCGCCCGCTGTCCCTGGCCGCGCTCGTCGCGGAGCTGCGCGCCACGACCGTCGACCCGGCGGCCTCGCCGGGATTGCGCCGCGCCGCCGCCGACCGGCTCGCCGCGCTCGCCGCGCTCCGCGACGACGAGGGGCACGCGCTGGCCCCGGCCGCCCACCCGGAGCGCTGGTGGGGCCTGCGCGAGCCGACCCGTTCCGCCGCGCCGCTGCGCGACCCCGCCGCGCCGGTCGCGCTCTCGGGCAGCGCGCTCGACCAGCTCGTCAACACCTGCTCGCTCCAGTGGTTCCTGGGCCGTGAGGTGCACGCCGACGCGCCGGCCACCAGCGCCCAGGGGTTCGGCAACGTGCTGCACGTCCTCGCCGACGAGGTCGCGTCCGGCAGCACGCCGGCCGACCTGTCCGTGCTCATGGAACGGCTCGACACCGTCTGGGACTCCCTGGCGTTCGAGGCGCCCTGGCAGTCCCGCAGGGAGCAGGCCGAGGCGCGGGCCGCGCTGGAACGCTTCCTGCGCTGGCACGTGCTGCAACGGGAGGCCGGCCGCGAACCCGTGGCGACCGAGCAGGAGTTCGACGTGACCCTGGCCGCGGGCGAGCACCGGGTCCGCATCCGGGGCGTGCTCGACCGCGTCGAGCAGGACCAGGGCGGCCGGGCCTACGTGGTCGACTTCAAGACCGGGCGGACCAGGCCCACCCGGGCCGAGGTCGAACGGCACCCGCAACTCGCCGTCTACCAGCTCGCGCTGCGCGAGGGCGAGGCGGCCGCGGACGTGGCGGGCGCGGAGCTGGTCCACCTGCGGCAGGGCGCGGCGGCCCGCGACGGCGGCGACGCGCTGCCCGCCGTGCAGACCCAGGAGCCGCTGGGCTCGGGGGAGGGCGGCGACTGGGTCGGCGACCTGCTCGCGACGGCGGCGGGCCGCGTCCTCGACGAGCGGTTCACCCCGAAGACCGGCCGCCAGTGCGGCGCCTGCGCCTTCAGGGGCGCGTGCAGCGCGCGCCCGGAGGGGCGGCACGTCGTCGAGTGA
- a CDS encoding MGMT family protein has protein sequence MAGSPSTPAHRVSEYADRVLAAAERIPPGRVMTYGDIAARLGEGGPRQVGRVMAHYGGAVPWWRVVRADGRLLPGHEHRALPHYRAEGTPLRDAARPGDAPRVDLRRARWDGPFADGTP, from the coding sequence ATGGCAGGCTCCCCCTCCACCCCCGCCCACCGCGTGTCCGAGTACGCCGACCGGGTCCTGGCCGCGGCGGAACGCATCCCGCCCGGCCGCGTCATGACGTACGGGGACATCGCGGCCAGGCTCGGCGAGGGCGGCCCGCGCCAGGTGGGGCGCGTGATGGCGCACTACGGGGGCGCCGTGCCGTGGTGGCGCGTGGTGCGCGCCGACGGCCGGCTCCTGCCGGGGCACGAGCACCGGGCCCTGCCGCACTACCGCGCCGAGGGCACCCCGCTGCGGGACGCCGCGCGCCCCGGCGACGCGCCGCGCGTGGACCTGCGGCGGGCGAGGTGGGACGGGCCCTTCGCCGACGGCACGCCCTGA